A genomic region of Deinococcus aquaedulcis contains the following coding sequences:
- a CDS encoding nicotinate phosphoribosyltransferase, which yields MTRIDDQNLILDTDSYKSSHFLQYPQGTTRLFSYLESRGGRYAQTRFFGLQYILDRYLTRRVTAEMVEEARALIEAHGEPFPYDGWMRVVNVHGGRLPLEVRAVPEGTLVPIHNVLMSVTNTDPELPWLVGWFETMLMRVWYPTTVATQSYHIREIIRAALERTSDRAAEELPFKLHDFGSRGVSSRESAGLGGLAHLINFLGSDTLEALRVGRNHYGADIAGYSIPAAEHSTVTSWGKAHEVDAYRNMVTHFGKPGGVFAVVSDSYDLKHAINVHWGETLKQQVIDSGATLVVRPDSGDPPAMVRLAVNALAAKYGTSTNSKGYKVLNHVRVIQGDGIDEQTIRQILDNLEVDGFSAENVAFGMGGALLQKVDRDTQKFAYKASAGLIDGEYRGIYKDPVTDPGKRSKDGVLDLVLEGGRMVTKAYKTFDTDFPGSLMRTVYRDGELLVRDTLDTVRSRA from the coding sequence ATGACCCGCATTGACGACCAGAACCTGATCCTCGACACCGATTCGTACAAGAGCAGCCACTTCCTGCAGTATCCGCAGGGCACCACGCGGCTGTTCTCGTACCTGGAGTCGCGTGGGGGGCGCTACGCCCAGACGCGGTTTTTTGGGCTGCAATACATCCTGGACCGCTACCTGACCCGCCGCGTGACGGCCGAGATGGTTGAAGAGGCGCGCGCCTTAATTGAAGCGCACGGCGAACCGTTTCCATACGACGGCTGGATGCGGGTGGTGAACGTGCACGGCGGGCGCCTGCCGCTGGAGGTGCGCGCGGTGCCCGAAGGCACGCTGGTGCCCATTCACAACGTGCTGATGAGCGTGACCAACACCGACCCCGAACTGCCCTGGCTGGTGGGCTGGTTTGAAACCATGCTGATGCGCGTGTGGTACCCCACCACCGTGGCCACCCAGAGCTACCATATCCGCGAGATTATCCGCGCCGCGCTGGAGCGCACCAGTGACCGCGCCGCCGAGGAACTGCCGTTCAAGCTGCACGACTTTGGCAGCCGGGGCGTGAGCAGCCGCGAAAGCGCGGGCCTGGGCGGGCTGGCCCACCTGATCAACTTTCTGGGCAGCGACACCCTGGAAGCGCTGCGCGTGGGCCGCAACCACTACGGCGCGGACATTGCGGGCTACTCGATTCCCGCCGCCGAACACAGCACCGTCACCAGCTGGGGCAAGGCGCACGAGGTGGACGCCTACCGCAACATGGTCACGCACTTTGGCAAGCCCGGCGGGGTGTTCGCGGTGGTCAGCGATTCGTACGACCTGAAACACGCCATCAACGTGCACTGGGGCGAAACGCTGAAGCAGCAGGTTATAGACTCTGGCGCCACCCTGGTCGTGCGCCCGGACAGTGGGGACCCCCCCGCGATGGTACGGCTGGCCGTCAACGCCCTGGCGGCCAAGTACGGCACCAGCACGAACAGCAAGGGCTACAAGGTGCTGAACCATGTGCGCGTGATTCAGGGCGACGGCATTGACGAACAGACCATCCGCCAGATTCTGGACAACCTGGAGGTGGACGGCTTCAGCGCCGAGAACGTGGCCTTTGGCATGGGCGGCGCGCTGCTGCAAAAGGTGGACCGCGACACGCAGAAATTTGCTTACAAGGCCAGCGCCGGGCTGATTGACGGCGAGTACCGGGGCATTTACAAGGACCCCGTGACCGACCCCGGCAAGCGCAGCAAGGACGGCGTGCTGGATCTCGTGCTGGAAGGCGGGCGCATGGTCACGAAGGCCTACAAGACCTTCGACACTGACTTCCCCGGCAGCCTGATGCGCACCGTGTACCGCGACGGCGAACTGCTGGTGCGCGACACGCTGGACACGGTGCGGAGCCGGGCTTGA